A stretch of Pseudoprevotella muciniphila DNA encodes these proteins:
- the argS gene encoding arginine--tRNA ligase, producing the protein MNISTELRRSTQAALKTLYGAEVTTDQIQLQKTQRQFTGHLTIVVFPFLRLSRKKPEETGTDIGNYLKEQTGLVADFNVVKGFLNLVISPSAWISLLNDIAADAKYGITAAGSDAPLVMIEYSSPNTNKPLHLGHVRNNLLGWAVSQIAEACGNKVVKTNIVNDRGIHICKSMLAWLKYGNGETPDTSGKKGDHLIGDYYVAFDKHYRAEVAELTEKFTAEGMDAESAKARAEKESPLMQEARAMLLKWEQGDKEVRDLWQKMNAWVYAGFDETYKALGVSFDKIYYESDTYLQGKSLVERGLEEGLFFRKEDGSVWADLSGDGLDEKLLLRADGTSVYMTQDIGTAKMRYEDFPIDRMIYVVGNEQNYHFQVLSILLDRLGFKWGKDLMHFSYGMVELPNGKMKSREGTVVDADDLIAGMIAEARATVDAAGKFDDMDEAEKQEVSRIVGMGALKYFLLKVDPRKNMLFNPEESIDFNGNTGPFIQYTYARIRSILRKAVAQGIDVPATLPADTEISLKEEEIIQHVSDFATVVRDAGNTFSPSGIANYCYELVKEYNQFYHDFTILKETDQNKRAFRLVLSAQVAKVVKLGMGLLGIEMPERM; encoded by the coding sequence CTCAAAACACTCTATGGGGCAGAAGTTACAACTGATCAAATCCAACTTCAGAAGACCCAACGCCAGTTTACGGGTCATCTGACCATCGTAGTATTCCCCTTCCTCCGCTTATCACGCAAGAAGCCGGAGGAAACGGGCACAGACATAGGCAACTATCTGAAGGAACAAACGGGCTTGGTGGCAGATTTTAACGTGGTGAAAGGCTTTTTGAACCTTGTTATCTCTCCATCTGCATGGATTTCCTTGCTCAACGACATTGCTGCTGACGCGAAGTATGGTATTACTGCCGCTGGCAGTGATGCTCCTTTGGTAATGATAGAATACAGTTCTCCCAACACTAACAAACCACTTCATCTTGGGCATGTGAGAAACAACTTGCTGGGCTGGGCTGTGTCGCAAATAGCAGAGGCCTGTGGCAACAAAGTGGTAAAGACCAACATCGTCAACGACCGCGGCATCCACATCTGCAAATCTATGCTGGCCTGGCTGAAATACGGCAACGGAGAGACACCCGACACGAGCGGCAAGAAGGGAGATCACCTTATTGGCGACTATTATGTGGCTTTCGACAAGCACTATCGTGCAGAAGTGGCTGAACTCACTGAAAAATTCACAGCAGAAGGCATGGATGCCGAAAGTGCAAAAGCACGGGCTGAAAAAGAATCACCTTTAATGCAGGAGGCTCGCGCAATGCTTCTGAAGTGGGAACAAGGCGACAAAGAAGTCAGGGATTTGTGGCAAAAGATGAACGCATGGGTTTATGCCGGTTTTGATGAGACTTATAAGGCATTAGGTGTGTCGTTCGATAAAATCTATTATGAAAGCGATACCTATCTTCAGGGCAAGTCGCTCGTGGAGCGCGGTTTGGAAGAGGGGCTCTTCTTCCGCAAAGAAGACGGCTCAGTCTGGGCAGACCTCAGCGGCGACGGTCTGGACGAAAAACTTCTGCTTCGTGCAGACGGCACGAGTGTTTACATGACCCAGGACATCGGCACCGCCAAGATGCGCTATGAAGACTTCCCTATCGACCGGATGATTTATGTGGTAGGTAATGAGCAGAACTACCATTTCCAGGTGCTTTCCATCCTGCTCGACCGCCTTGGTTTCAAGTGGGGCAAGGACCTCATGCATTTCTCCTATGGTATGGTGGAACTGCCCAACGGCAAGATGAAGAGCCGGGAAGGCACGGTGGTTGATGCCGACGACTTGATTGCAGGCATGATTGCTGAAGCGCGCGCCACAGTGGACGCTGCGGGAAAGTTCGACGACATGGACGAAGCAGAAAAACAAGAAGTGTCGCGCATTGTCGGCATGGGCGCCCTGAAATACTTCCTGCTGAAAGTTGACCCCCGCAAGAACATGCTTTTCAACCCAGAAGAGAGCATCGACTTCAACGGCAACACAGGACCATTCATTCAATACACCTACGCGCGTATCCGCAGTATACTTCGCAAGGCGGTAGCGCAGGGCATCGACGTGCCTGCAACGCTTCCCGCTGATACAGAAATATCCCTGAAAGAAGAAGAAATCATCCAGCATGTGAGCGACTTTGCAACTGTGGTGAGAGATGCGGGCAATACGTTCAGTCCGAGCGGTATAGCCAACTACTGCTACGAACTCGTGAAGGAGTATAACCAGTTCTACCACGACTTCACCATTCTCAAGGAAACCGACCAGAACAAGCGTGCATTCCGCCTGGTGTTGTCGGCACAAGTGGCAAAGGTTGTGAAACTGGGAATGGGATTGCTTGGCATTGAGATGCCCGAACGTATGTAA